The following proteins come from a genomic window of Triticum dicoccoides isolate Atlit2015 ecotype Zavitan unplaced genomic scaffold, WEW_v2.0 scaffold68397, whole genome shotgun sequence:
- the LOC119347454 gene encoding putative ripening-related protein 4 gives MANLKKLLAMYALVMLLSQLRVHGVSVSVSSCANVTTEAKHLRGRCHISGFLHGKSGDCNRDHGSVCCKDGHRYPQFRCSPPVSADTPAILTLNSFARGGDGGGKSFCDNRFHKDTEMVVALSTGWLRLDGKRRCNKMIRINGNGRAVLAKVVDECDSLYGCDAEHNFEPPCPYNDVDASPAVWKALGLKEEIGVFKITWSDV, from the coding sequence ATGGCTAACTTGAAGAAGCTATTAGCTATGTATGCTCTTGTGATGCTCCTGTCACAGCTTCGCGTCCATGGTGTCTCCGTGTCCGTGAGCAGCTGCGCGAACGTTACTACAGAGGCCAAACATCTTCGTGGAAGGTGCCACATCAGTGGCTTCCTGCATGGCAAATCCGGTGACTGCAACAGGGATCACGGCTCGGTCTGCTGTAAAGACGGTCACCGCTACCCGCAATTCAGGTGCTCGCCCCCGGTGTCGGCCGACACGCCGGCGATCCTAACTCTGAACAGCTTCGCACGAGGTGGAGACGGCGGCGGCAAATCATTCTGCGACAACCGCTTCCACAAGGACACCGAGATGGTGGTGGCGCTGTCAACGGGGTGGTTGCGCCTGGATGGCAAGCGCAGGTGCAACAAGATGATCCGCATCAACGGGAACGGGCGTGCCGTGCTGGCGAAGGTCGTCGACGAATGCGACTCGCTGTACGGCTGCGACGCCGAGCACAACTTCGAGCCACCGTGCCCATACAATGACGTAGATGCGTCACCGGCCGTGTGGAAGGCGCTGGGGCTCAAGGAGGAGATTGGAGTGTTCAAGATCACTTGGTCTGATGTGTAA
- the LOC119347463 gene encoding putative ripening-related protein 4, whose product MIFELSLQSVLSAPPGKKHQCHISGFLHGKYGDCNRDHGSVCCKDGHRYPQFRCSPPVSADTPAILTLNSFARGGDSSGKSFCDNRFHKDTELVVALSTGWLRLDGKRRCNKIIRINGNGRAVLAKVVDECDSLYGCDAEQNFEPPCPYNNVDASPAVWKALGLKEEIGVFKITWSDV is encoded by the exons ATGATTTTTGAGTTGTCCCTACAATCGGTTCTTTCAGCGCCTCCTGGAAAGAAACACCA GTGCCACATCAGTGGCTTCCTGCATGGCAAATACGGTGACTGCAACAGGGATCACGGCTCGGTCTGCTGTAAAGACGGTCATCGCTACCCGCAATTCAGGTGCTCGCCCCCGGTATCGGCCGACACGCCGGCGATCCTAACTCTGAACAGCTTCGCACGAGGTGGAGACAGCAGCGGCAAATCGTTCTGCGACAACCGCTTCCACAAGGACACCGAGCTGGTGGTGGCGCTGTCAACGGGGTGGTTGCGCCTGGACGGCAAGCGCAGGTGCAACAAGATTATCCGCATCAACGGGAACGGGCGTGCCGTGCTGGCCAAGGTCGTCGACGAGTGCGACTCGCTGTACGGCTGCGACGCCGAGCAAAACTTCGAGCCACCGTGCCCATACAATAATGTAGACGCGTCACCGGCCGTGTGGAAGGCGCTGGGGCTCAAGGAGGAGATTGGAGTGTTCAAGATCACTTGGTCTGATGTGTGA
- the LOC119347456 gene encoding putative ripening-related protein 4 — MANLKKLLAMFALVMLLSQLRVQGVSVSMSSNANVTTEAKHLRGRCHISGFSHGKFGDCNRDHGSVCCKDGHRYLQFMCSPPVSADTPAILTLNSFARGGDGGGKSFCDNRFHKDTELVVALSTGWLRLDGKRRSNKMIRINGNGRAVLAKVVNECDSVYGCDAEHNFEPPCPYNDVDASPAVWKALGLKEEIGVFKITWSDV; from the coding sequence ATGGCTAACTTGAAGAAGCTATTAGCTATGTTTGCTCTTGTGATGCTCCTGTCACAGCTTCGCGTCCAAGGTGTCTCCGTGTCCATGAGCAGCAACGCAAACGTTACTACAGAGGCCAAACATCTTCGCGGCAGGTGCCACATCAGTGGCTTCTCGCATGGCAAATTCGGTGACTGCAACAGGGATCACGGCTCGGTCTGCTGTAAAGACGGTCACCGCTACCTGCAATTCATGTGCTCGCCCCCGGTGTCGGCTGACACGCCAGCGATCCTAACTCTGAACAGCTTCGCACGAGGTGGAGACGGCGGCGGCAAATCGTTCTGCGACAATCGCTTCCACAAGGACACCGAGCTGGTGGTGGCGCTGTCAACGGGGTGGTTGCGCCTGGACGGCAAGCGCAGGAGCAACAAGATGATCCGCATCAACGGGAACGGGCGTGCCGTGTTGGCCAAGGTCGTCAACGAGTGCGACTCGGTGTACGGCTGCGACGCCGAGCACAACTTCGAGCCACCGTGCCCATACAATGACGTAGACGCGTCACCGGCCGTGTGGAAGGCGCTGGGGCTCAAGGAGGAGATTGGAGTGTTCAAAATCACTTGGTCTGATGTGTGA